In one Hippocampus zosterae strain Florida chromosome 10, ASM2543408v3, whole genome shotgun sequence genomic region, the following are encoded:
- the LOC127609103 gene encoding eukaryotic translation initiation factor 4 gamma 1-like isoform X2, translating into MNKAPQPITGAPSIPHPAPSPGLSQPPFSPGQQPPSVVFATQPSQMNPTPQPRQGSFRSLQPYYANRTSLPPSSGHRGVLTSSAPRSGTPTHVYQPHPGSQMMVIPGQQLPLPSSPQGAAYFIQGQYRSPTYVATHQQYPVPAGAPGFYPGTSSSEYGNYAEAYYPAQPQFTSPVPAPPVVMNPAPQQQQPPPQSQQHIHTKRERKQIRIRDPNQGGRDVTEEIMSGGCSGSNPTPPETAISGSDTRLVQANCENTPAATDPADVRADDRGKRLLPSLSQPPDIVQDDLTPAEATLSDMNNKPTTPSVISETPVSTICIPPLAPIVAITDIMFTATSPRELTPEPQSAPEVPAYPAPLPDPMPTSAVQENPERTATNLEDVDVVTKKKEEVHSEDASSFMDKSHTLSSSANGVAIDVPKSPLVMLPSSHQESSLESPIAQPEELCLSNGLPLPSPQDPESLDVSAEQHDDSPIAEPDICLQPVIKTSKATRKAVPTSLVESTIAPATESVSTISPEVPTETITQAASSQPEAEETVPPVSQNTSEDTIMPLCTAGAMSSPLVAGSKDVRVRETVTSPPQTVITLVETTMQAVPKKKRKMKDLNKKEAVGDLLDAFKEEKVVVPPEVVPATSAKTEPPAASPALEDNDLTWEDKEDKLDTENIQPNPPKQTATDKEYQYKEEQWMPINPEEKKKYDRAFLLRFQFISASMNKPEGLPAINDVVLDKANKTPLRQIDPSRLPGINYGPDFTPSFANLGRPGSGGGSRGPPPGMGVGIGGPRRSQQMQRKEPRKIITSMSLNEDVKLNKAEKAWKPSLKKAMRGCAGEQTVENDPDQLKTQELFKKVRSILNKLTPQKFQQLMKQVSELTIDTEEKLKGVIDLTFEKAISEPDFSVAYANMCRCVMGLKVQATDKPGDTVNFRKLLLNRCQNEFEKDKYDNEIFERKQRELEAAEGDEEKQRLIEELEESKNKARRRSLGNIKFIGELFKLKMLTEVIMHECIVKLLKNHDEESLECLCRLLSTIGKDLDFEKAKPLMDQYFKQMEKVIKEKKTSARIRFMLQDVVDLRRSNWVPRRGDQGPKTIDQIHKEAQLEEHREHMKVQHALIAKKESFGSPGNRMGGGGLGSRGGPHTPGRGVSPQDDGWNTVSKNRTYDGKLKFPKASFDIHAQCLAPGGKGALSWGRGSSGGSTNKLMDSELGGRPAANRFSALQQSSSGTSESDRRVPQRNSSSRERGERSDRSDRADRGLDRRDDRERNRPQGAATRSFSRENEEQSREREQRGSADPVRKVANMTDDRDRGSKERIQSRENVRRETACTPPPLQTPTKPALTVEELTKKSKAIIEEYLHILDIKEALQCVNEINCPQLLFVFVQFGLESTLERNTITRENLGRLLHQLIKTGTLLTEQYFKGLREILVVAEEMAIDIPHIWLYLSELITPMLNEGGIPMGHLFKEISKPLIPLGKAGDLLVCILTLLCKEMSHNKVGTMWRGAGLQWKDFLPEDVDVNKFVTEKNVMFTLAEASEKSKTKKMSSAELSRQLERLIQDKADSKRIIDWIEANLDEQQASSNMFVRVLMTCICQSAIICENPYKVNDEIINQRAKLLQKFLKDDQKELQALYALQALMVHMEQPANLLRMFFDTLYDEEVIKDDAFYKWESCKDPTEQQGKGVALKSVTGFFTWLRQADESDNS; encoded by the exons ATGAATAAAGCACCACAGCCTATAACAGGAGCCCCCTCAATCCCCCACCCTGCCCCGTCCCCTGGCCTTTCACAG CCCCCTTTCTCCCCTGGGCAGCAGCCCCCTtctgttgtgtttgccacccaACCGTCTCAAATGAACCCAACGCCACAGCCCAGACAG GGAAGCTTCAGATCTCTCCAG CCCTACTACGCCAACAGAACAAGTCTGCCTCCCAGCAGTGGGCATCGAGGTGTTCTAACCAGTAGTGCCCCTCGGTCTGGAACTCCCACCCATGTCTACCAGCCACACCCTGGTTCCCAAATGATGGTGATCCCAGGACAACAGTTGCCTTTACCGAGCTCACCACAGGGGGCTGCATATTTTATTCAAGGAcag taccgtTCACCAACCTACGTAGCCACACACCAGCAATACCCTGTACCAGCTGGAGCTCCAGGTTTCTACCCAGGCACCAGCTCGTCCGAATATGGTAATTATG CTGAGGCCTACTATCCAGCCCAGCCTCAGTTTACTTCCCCAGTGCCGGCGCCACCCGTCGTCATGAACCCTGCCCCTCAACAGCAGCAACCACCACCACAGTCTCAGCAACACATCCACACCAAACGCGAACGTAAACAG ATCCGAATAAGGGACCCAAACCAAGGAGGCCGGGACGTCACAGAGGAGATTATGTCAGGGGGCTGCAGTGGATCAAACCCAACTCCACCAGAG ACTGCCATATCAGGATCAGACACAAGATTGGTCCAGGCCAACTGTGAGAACACCCCAGCTGCCACTGATCCAGCAGATGTTAGAGCAG ATGACAGAGGAAAACGTTTGCTGCCTTCTTTGTCACAGCCTCCTGatattgttcaggatgacctcacCCCAGCAGAGGCTACCTTGTCTGACATGAATAATAAGCCAACTACACCGTCTGTAATATCAGAAACCCCTGTCAGCACAATTTGTATTCCCCCCCTTGCTCCCATTGTTGCCATTACAGACATAATGTTCACTGCCACATCTCCCAGAGAACTAACTCCAGAGCCTCAATCTGCGCCTGAGGTGCCTGCCTACCCTGCACCCCTTCCTGATCCTATGCCCACCTCTGCAGTTCAGGAAAACCCAGAAAGGACAGCCACAAATCTTGAGGATGTGGATGTGGTGACTAAAAAGAAAGAGGAGGTACATTCAGAGGATGCTTCATCTTTTATGGACAAGTCTCACACACTCTCCTCCTCTGCAAATGGTGTGGCTATAGATGTGCCAAAAAGCCCTTTGGTGATGCTGCCATCTAGTCACCAGGAGTCTTCTCTGGAGTCTCCCATTGCTCAGCCAGAGGAGCTCTGCCTTTCCAATGGTTTACCACTTCCATCCCCCCAAGACCCAGAGTCCCTTGACGTTAGCGCAGAACAGCATGATGATAGCCCCATTGCTGAGCCTGATATTTGTCTGCAGCCTGTCATTAAAACTTCCAAGGCCACCAGGAAGGCAGTGCCTACATCACTTGTTGAATCAACCATAGCGCCTGCTACCGAGTCCGTTTCTACCATCAGTCCAGAGGTTCCTACTGAAACAATTACCCAGGCAGCATCTTCCCAGCCTGAGGCTGAAGAAACGGTTCCGCCTGTTTCTCAAAACACCAGTGAGGATACCATAATGCCTCTTTGTACTGCAGGAGCAATGTCATCTCCACTGGTGGCTGGCTCAAAAGATGTCCGCGTCCGAGAAACAGTGACAAGTCCTCCCCAGACTGTCATTACCCTTGTAGAAACTACTATGCAAG CTGTGccaaagaaaaagaggaaaatgaagGATTTGAATAAAAAGGAGGCAGTGGGAGATCTATTGGATGCATTTAAAGAG GAGAAAGTAGTTGTACCACCAGAGGTTGTCCCAGCAACATCAGCTAAAACTGAGCCTCCCGCTGCATCTCCAGCATTAGAAGACAATGACTTAACTTGGGAGGACAAGGAGGATAAGCTGGATACTGAGAACATTCAGCCAAACCCTCCGAAGCAGACGGCAACTGACAAGGAATATCAGTATAAAGAGG AACAATGGATGCCAATCAAtccggaggagaagaaaaagtaTGACCGCGCGTTCCTTCTGAGATTTCAATTCATCTCTGCCAGCATGAATAAGCCTGAGGGTCTTCCTGCCATAAATGATGTTGTCCTAGACAAG GCTAACAAGACTCCTCTGCGCCAAATTGACCCCAGTCGGCTGCCTGGGATTAACTATGGTCCTGATTTCACACCTTCGTTTGCTAACCTTGGCAGGCCAGGTTCAGGAGGAGGAAGTCGAGGACCA cctcCCGGTATGGGTGTCGGTATAGGTGGTCCGCGTCGGTCTCAGCAGATGCAACGGAAAGAACCGAGGAAAATTATTACCAGCATGTCTCTTAATGAGGATGTCAAGCTGAACAAGGCTGAGAAGGCATGGAAGCCTTCCCTGAAAAAAGCAATGCGTGGTTGTGCTGGAGAACAAACAGTGGAGAATGATCCAGATCAACTCAAGACACAGGAATTATTTAAAAAGGTCCGCAGTATTCTCAACAAACTGACCCCGCAAAAGTTTCAACAGCTAATGAAACAAGTGTCAGAACTCACTATCGACACGGAGGAGAAGTTAAAAGGTGTCATAGACCTCACCTTTGAAAAGGCCATCTCTGAGCCAGACTTTTCAGTGGCCTATGCCAACATGTGCCGCTGCGTTATGGGG CTAAAAGTCCAAGCCACAGATAAGCCAGGGGACACCGTGAACTTCCGGAAGCTCCTCCTGAATCGATGCCAGAATGAGTTTGAGAAGGATAAATATGACAATGAGATATTTGAAAGGAAgcaacgggagctggaggctgCAGAAGGG GATGAGGAGAAGCAACGGTTAATTGAGGAACTTGAAGAGTCTAAAAACAAGGCTAGGAGGCGCTCACTTGGTAATATTAAATTCATCGGTGAACTATTCAAACTAAAGATGCTCACGGAAGTCATCATGCATGAGTGCATTGTAAAGCTACTGAAAAACCATGACGAGGAGTCTCTGGAGTGCCTTTGCAGACTGTTATCTACCATTGGAAAGGATCTAGACTTTGAAAAGGCCAAG CCTCTTATGGACCAGTACTTCAAACAGATGGAGAAAGTAATAAAGGAAAAGAAGACCAGCGCCAGAATCCGCTTTATGTTGCAAGATGTGGTGGACCTTCGACGG AGTAATTGGGTGCCCAGACGAGGCGACCAAGGCCCAAAGACTATTGACCAGATTCACAAAGAAGCTCAGCTGGAGGAGCACAGAGAGCACATGAAAGTGCAACATGCCCTCATCGCGAAGAAAGAGTCTTTCGGCAGTCCGGGAAACAGGATGGGTGGAGGAGGATTAGGGAGTCGTGGAGGACCTCACACTCCTGGCCGCGGTGTTTCACCACAAGATGATGGCTGGAACACAGTTTCTAAGAACCGAACTTATGATGGGAAATTGAAATTCCCAAAG GCATCTTTTGATATCCACGCTCAGTGTCTCGCTCCCGGAGGCAAAGGTGCTTTGAGCTGGGGTAGGGGCAGTAGCGGTGGTAGCACCAACAAGCTTATGGATTCCG AATTAGGCGGCCGTCCAGCTGCCAACAGGTTCTCAGCTCTGCAACAGTCCTCGTCAGGCACTTCAGAGTCAGACAGACGGGTTCCTCAGAG AAACAGCTCAAGTCGAGAACGGGGCGAGCGTTCTGACCGTTCCGACCGGGCCGATCGTGGTCTTGACCGACGTGATGATCGTGAACGAAACAGGCCACAGGGTGCTGCTACACGAAGCTTCAGTCGGGAAAATGAGGAACAGAGTCGGGAGAGAGAGCAGCGTGGTTCAGCAGATCCAGTCCGCAAAGTAGCAAATATGACCGATGACAGAGATCGCGGCAGCAAAGAGAGAATTCAGAGTCGAGAGAACG TGAGGAGGGAAACCGCTTGCACTCCTCCACCTCTCCAAACCCCTACCAAGCCTGCTTTGACTGTGGAAGAGCTAACCAAAAAATCCAAAGCCATCATTGAAGAATACCTCCATATCCTTGATATCAAG GAGGCCCTGCAATGTGTGAACGAGATAAACTGCCCTCAgctattgtttgtgtttgtacaATTCGGTCTGGAATCAACATTGGAGCGGAACACCATTACAAGAGAGAACCTGGGTCGGCTGCTGCACCAGCTCATTAAGACAGGCACCCTCCTGACAGAACAGTACTTTAAAGG GCTTCGTGAAATCCTGGTGGTAGCTGAAGAAATGGCGATCGACATCCCGCACATCTGGCTCTACCTGTCAGAACTGATCACTCCCATGCTCAATGAGGGAGGGATCCCAATGGGACACCTTTTTAA GGAGATTTCAAAGCCTTTGATCCCTCTGGGCAAAGCTGGAGACCTGCTTGTCTGTATCCTCACTTTACTCTGCAAAGAGATG AGCCATAACAAGGTGGGCACAATGTGGCGTGGGGCAGGACTCCAATGGAAAGACTTCCTCCCTGAGGATGTAGATGTCAACAAGTTTGTGACCGAAAAG AATGTGATGTTCACACTGGCTGAAGCATCTGAAAAGAGTAAAACCAAGAAGATGAGTTCTGCAGAGCTGAGCAGACAGCTTGAAAGACTGATCCAAGACAAGGCTGACAGCAAAAGAATCATTGACTGGATTGAG GCCAACCTGGATGAGCAGCAGGCCTCCTCCAACATGTTTGTCAGAGTACTTATGACCTGTATTTGCCAGTCAGCAATCATCT GTGAGAATCCCTACAAGGTGAATGACGAAATAATCAATCAGAGGGCCAAGTTGCTGCAGAAATTCCTGAAGGATGATCAGAAGGAGTTGCAAGCTCTCTATGCCTTGCAGGCTCTAATGGTGCACATGGAGCAACCGGCCA ATCTGCTGCGAATGTTCTTTGACACACTTTATGATGAGGAAGTAATCAAAGATGATGCCTTTTACAAGTGGGAGTCATGCAAGGACCCCACTGAGCAGCAGGGCAAGGGTGTGGCCCTCAAGTCCGTCACCGGCTTCTTCACATGGTTACGCCAGGCGGACGAATCGGACAACAGTTAG
- the LOC127609103 gene encoding eukaryotic translation initiation factor 4 gamma 1-like isoform X3 — MNKAPQPITGAPSIPHPAPSPGLSQPPFSPGQQPPSVVFATQPSQMNPTPQPRQPYYANRTSLPPSSGHRGVLTSSAPRSGTPTHVYQPHPGSQMMVIPGQQLPLPSSPQGAAYFIQGQYRSPTYVATHQQYPVPAGAPGFYPGTSSSEYGNYAEAYYPAQPQFTSPVPAPPVVMNPAPQQQQPPPQSQQHIHTKRERKQIRIRDPNQGGRDVTEEIMSGGCSGSNPTPPETAISGSDTRLVQANCENTPAATDPADVRADDRGKRLLPSLSQPPDIVQDDLTPAEATLSDMNNKPTTPSVISETPVSTICIPPLAPIVAITDIMFTATSPRELTPEPQSAPEVPAYPAPLPDPMPTSAVQENPERTATNLEDVDVVTKKKEEVHSEDASSFMDKSHTLSSSANGVAIDVPKSPLVMLPSSHQESSLESPIAQPEELCLSNGLPLPSPQDPESLDVSAEQHDDSPIAEPDICLQPVIKTSKATRKAVPTSLVESTIAPATESVSTISPEVPTETITQAASSQPEAEETVPPVSQNTSEDTIMPLCTAGAMSSPLVAGSKDVRVRETVTSPPQTVITLVETTMQAVPKKKRKMKDLNKKEAVGDLLDAFKEEKVVVPPEVVPATSAKTEPPAASPALEDNDLTWEDKEDKLDTENIQPNPPKQTATDKEYQYKEEQWMPINPEEKKKYDRAFLLRFQFISASMNKPEGLPAINDVVLDKANKTPLRQIDPSRLPGINYGPDFTPSFANLGRPGSGGGSRGPPPGMGVGIGGPRRSQQMQRKEPRKIITSMSLNEDVKLNKAEKAWKPSLKKAMRGCAGEQTVENDPDQLKTQELFKKVRSILNKLTPQKFQQLMKQVSELTIDTEEKLKGVIDLTFEKAISEPDFSVAYANMCRCVMGLKVQATDKPGDTVNFRKLLLNRCQNEFEKDKYDNEIFERKQRELEAAEGVLYCKDEEKQRLIEELEESKNKARRRSLGNIKFIGELFKLKMLTEVIMHECIVKLLKNHDEESLECLCRLLSTIGKDLDFEKAKPLMDQYFKQMEKVIKEKKTSARIRFMLQDVVDLRRSNWVPRRGDQGPKTIDQIHKEAQLEEHREHMKVQHALIAKKESFGSPGNRMGGGGLGSRGGPHTPGRGVSPQDDGWNTVSKNRTYDGKLKFPKASFDIHAQCLAPGGKGALSWGRGSSGGSTNKLMDSELGGRPAANRFSALQQSSSGTSESDRRVPQRNSSSRERGERSDRSDRADRGLDRRDDRERNRPQGAATRSFSRENEEQSREREQRGSADPVRKVANMTDDRDRGSKERIQSRENVRRETACTPPPLQTPTKPALTVEELTKKSKAIIEEYLHILDIKEALQCVNEINCPQLLFVFVQFGLESTLERNTITRENLGRLLHQLIKTGTLLTEQYFKGLREILVVAEEMAIDIPHIWLYLSELITPMLNEGGIPMGHLFKEISKPLIPLGKAGDLLVCILTLLCKEMSHNKVGTMWRGAGLQWKDFLPEDVDVNKFVTEKNVMFTLAEASEKSKTKKMSSAELSRQLERLIQDKADSKRIIDWIEANLDEQQASSNMFVRVLMTCICQSAIICENPYKVNDEIINQRAKLLQKFLKDDQKELQALYALQALMVHMEQPANLLRMFFDTLYDEEVIKDDAFYKWESCKDPTEQQGKGVALKSVTGFFTWLRQADESDNS; from the exons ATGAATAAAGCACCACAGCCTATAACAGGAGCCCCCTCAATCCCCCACCCTGCCCCGTCCCCTGGCCTTTCACAG CCCCCTTTCTCCCCTGGGCAGCAGCCCCCTtctgttgtgtttgccacccaACCGTCTCAAATGAACCCAACGCCACAGCCCAGACAG CCCTACTACGCCAACAGAACAAGTCTGCCTCCCAGCAGTGGGCATCGAGGTGTTCTAACCAGTAGTGCCCCTCGGTCTGGAACTCCCACCCATGTCTACCAGCCACACCCTGGTTCCCAAATGATGGTGATCCCAGGACAACAGTTGCCTTTACCGAGCTCACCACAGGGGGCTGCATATTTTATTCAAGGAcag taccgtTCACCAACCTACGTAGCCACACACCAGCAATACCCTGTACCAGCTGGAGCTCCAGGTTTCTACCCAGGCACCAGCTCGTCCGAATATGGTAATTATG CTGAGGCCTACTATCCAGCCCAGCCTCAGTTTACTTCCCCAGTGCCGGCGCCACCCGTCGTCATGAACCCTGCCCCTCAACAGCAGCAACCACCACCACAGTCTCAGCAACACATCCACACCAAACGCGAACGTAAACAG ATCCGAATAAGGGACCCAAACCAAGGAGGCCGGGACGTCACAGAGGAGATTATGTCAGGGGGCTGCAGTGGATCAAACCCAACTCCACCAGAG ACTGCCATATCAGGATCAGACACAAGATTGGTCCAGGCCAACTGTGAGAACACCCCAGCTGCCACTGATCCAGCAGATGTTAGAGCAG ATGACAGAGGAAAACGTTTGCTGCCTTCTTTGTCACAGCCTCCTGatattgttcaggatgacctcacCCCAGCAGAGGCTACCTTGTCTGACATGAATAATAAGCCAACTACACCGTCTGTAATATCAGAAACCCCTGTCAGCACAATTTGTATTCCCCCCCTTGCTCCCATTGTTGCCATTACAGACATAATGTTCACTGCCACATCTCCCAGAGAACTAACTCCAGAGCCTCAATCTGCGCCTGAGGTGCCTGCCTACCCTGCACCCCTTCCTGATCCTATGCCCACCTCTGCAGTTCAGGAAAACCCAGAAAGGACAGCCACAAATCTTGAGGATGTGGATGTGGTGACTAAAAAGAAAGAGGAGGTACATTCAGAGGATGCTTCATCTTTTATGGACAAGTCTCACACACTCTCCTCCTCTGCAAATGGTGTGGCTATAGATGTGCCAAAAAGCCCTTTGGTGATGCTGCCATCTAGTCACCAGGAGTCTTCTCTGGAGTCTCCCATTGCTCAGCCAGAGGAGCTCTGCCTTTCCAATGGTTTACCACTTCCATCCCCCCAAGACCCAGAGTCCCTTGACGTTAGCGCAGAACAGCATGATGATAGCCCCATTGCTGAGCCTGATATTTGTCTGCAGCCTGTCATTAAAACTTCCAAGGCCACCAGGAAGGCAGTGCCTACATCACTTGTTGAATCAACCATAGCGCCTGCTACCGAGTCCGTTTCTACCATCAGTCCAGAGGTTCCTACTGAAACAATTACCCAGGCAGCATCTTCCCAGCCTGAGGCTGAAGAAACGGTTCCGCCTGTTTCTCAAAACACCAGTGAGGATACCATAATGCCTCTTTGTACTGCAGGAGCAATGTCATCTCCACTGGTGGCTGGCTCAAAAGATGTCCGCGTCCGAGAAACAGTGACAAGTCCTCCCCAGACTGTCATTACCCTTGTAGAAACTACTATGCAAG CTGTGccaaagaaaaagaggaaaatgaagGATTTGAATAAAAAGGAGGCAGTGGGAGATCTATTGGATGCATTTAAAGAG GAGAAAGTAGTTGTACCACCAGAGGTTGTCCCAGCAACATCAGCTAAAACTGAGCCTCCCGCTGCATCTCCAGCATTAGAAGACAATGACTTAACTTGGGAGGACAAGGAGGATAAGCTGGATACTGAGAACATTCAGCCAAACCCTCCGAAGCAGACGGCAACTGACAAGGAATATCAGTATAAAGAGG AACAATGGATGCCAATCAAtccggaggagaagaaaaagtaTGACCGCGCGTTCCTTCTGAGATTTCAATTCATCTCTGCCAGCATGAATAAGCCTGAGGGTCTTCCTGCCATAAATGATGTTGTCCTAGACAAG GCTAACAAGACTCCTCTGCGCCAAATTGACCCCAGTCGGCTGCCTGGGATTAACTATGGTCCTGATTTCACACCTTCGTTTGCTAACCTTGGCAGGCCAGGTTCAGGAGGAGGAAGTCGAGGACCA cctcCCGGTATGGGTGTCGGTATAGGTGGTCCGCGTCGGTCTCAGCAGATGCAACGGAAAGAACCGAGGAAAATTATTACCAGCATGTCTCTTAATGAGGATGTCAAGCTGAACAAGGCTGAGAAGGCATGGAAGCCTTCCCTGAAAAAAGCAATGCGTGGTTGTGCTGGAGAACAAACAGTGGAGAATGATCCAGATCAACTCAAGACACAGGAATTATTTAAAAAGGTCCGCAGTATTCTCAACAAACTGACCCCGCAAAAGTTTCAACAGCTAATGAAACAAGTGTCAGAACTCACTATCGACACGGAGGAGAAGTTAAAAGGTGTCATAGACCTCACCTTTGAAAAGGCCATCTCTGAGCCAGACTTTTCAGTGGCCTATGCCAACATGTGCCGCTGCGTTATGGGG CTAAAAGTCCAAGCCACAGATAAGCCAGGGGACACCGTGAACTTCCGGAAGCTCCTCCTGAATCGATGCCAGAATGAGTTTGAGAAGGATAAATATGACAATGAGATATTTGAAAGGAAgcaacgggagctggaggctgCAGAAGGGGTATTGTActgcaaa GATGAGGAGAAGCAACGGTTAATTGAGGAACTTGAAGAGTCTAAAAACAAGGCTAGGAGGCGCTCACTTGGTAATATTAAATTCATCGGTGAACTATTCAAACTAAAGATGCTCACGGAAGTCATCATGCATGAGTGCATTGTAAAGCTACTGAAAAACCATGACGAGGAGTCTCTGGAGTGCCTTTGCAGACTGTTATCTACCATTGGAAAGGATCTAGACTTTGAAAAGGCCAAG CCTCTTATGGACCAGTACTTCAAACAGATGGAGAAAGTAATAAAGGAAAAGAAGACCAGCGCCAGAATCCGCTTTATGTTGCAAGATGTGGTGGACCTTCGACGG AGTAATTGGGTGCCCAGACGAGGCGACCAAGGCCCAAAGACTATTGACCAGATTCACAAAGAAGCTCAGCTGGAGGAGCACAGAGAGCACATGAAAGTGCAACATGCCCTCATCGCGAAGAAAGAGTCTTTCGGCAGTCCGGGAAACAGGATGGGTGGAGGAGGATTAGGGAGTCGTGGAGGACCTCACACTCCTGGCCGCGGTGTTTCACCACAAGATGATGGCTGGAACACAGTTTCTAAGAACCGAACTTATGATGGGAAATTGAAATTCCCAAAG GCATCTTTTGATATCCACGCTCAGTGTCTCGCTCCCGGAGGCAAAGGTGCTTTGAGCTGGGGTAGGGGCAGTAGCGGTGGTAGCACCAACAAGCTTATGGATTCCG AATTAGGCGGCCGTCCAGCTGCCAACAGGTTCTCAGCTCTGCAACAGTCCTCGTCAGGCACTTCAGAGTCAGACAGACGGGTTCCTCAGAG AAACAGCTCAAGTCGAGAACGGGGCGAGCGTTCTGACCGTTCCGACCGGGCCGATCGTGGTCTTGACCGACGTGATGATCGTGAACGAAACAGGCCACAGGGTGCTGCTACACGAAGCTTCAGTCGGGAAAATGAGGAACAGAGTCGGGAGAGAGAGCAGCGTGGTTCAGCAGATCCAGTCCGCAAAGTAGCAAATATGACCGATGACAGAGATCGCGGCAGCAAAGAGAGAATTCAGAGTCGAGAGAACG TGAGGAGGGAAACCGCTTGCACTCCTCCACCTCTCCAAACCCCTACCAAGCCTGCTTTGACTGTGGAAGAGCTAACCAAAAAATCCAAAGCCATCATTGAAGAATACCTCCATATCCTTGATATCAAG GAGGCCCTGCAATGTGTGAACGAGATAAACTGCCCTCAgctattgtttgtgtttgtacaATTCGGTCTGGAATCAACATTGGAGCGGAACACCATTACAAGAGAGAACCTGGGTCGGCTGCTGCACCAGCTCATTAAGACAGGCACCCTCCTGACAGAACAGTACTTTAAAGG GCTTCGTGAAATCCTGGTGGTAGCTGAAGAAATGGCGATCGACATCCCGCACATCTGGCTCTACCTGTCAGAACTGATCACTCCCATGCTCAATGAGGGAGGGATCCCAATGGGACACCTTTTTAA GGAGATTTCAAAGCCTTTGATCCCTCTGGGCAAAGCTGGAGACCTGCTTGTCTGTATCCTCACTTTACTCTGCAAAGAGATG AGCCATAACAAGGTGGGCACAATGTGGCGTGGGGCAGGACTCCAATGGAAAGACTTCCTCCCTGAGGATGTAGATGTCAACAAGTTTGTGACCGAAAAG AATGTGATGTTCACACTGGCTGAAGCATCTGAAAAGAGTAAAACCAAGAAGATGAGTTCTGCAGAGCTGAGCAGACAGCTTGAAAGACTGATCCAAGACAAGGCTGACAGCAAAAGAATCATTGACTGGATTGAG GCCAACCTGGATGAGCAGCAGGCCTCCTCCAACATGTTTGTCAGAGTACTTATGACCTGTATTTGCCAGTCAGCAATCATCT GTGAGAATCCCTACAAGGTGAATGACGAAATAATCAATCAGAGGGCCAAGTTGCTGCAGAAATTCCTGAAGGATGATCAGAAGGAGTTGCAAGCTCTCTATGCCTTGCAGGCTCTAATGGTGCACATGGAGCAACCGGCCA ATCTGCTGCGAATGTTCTTTGACACACTTTATGATGAGGAAGTAATCAAAGATGATGCCTTTTACAAGTGGGAGTCATGCAAGGACCCCACTGAGCAGCAGGGCAAGGGTGTGGCCCTCAAGTCCGTCACCGGCTTCTTCACATGGTTACGCCAGGCGGACGAATCGGACAACAGTTAG